A genomic region of Leptotrichia hofstadii contains the following coding sequences:
- a CDS encoding ABC transporter permease: MKKNKIMQQLVTFASLIIMIIFFSITSSQFFSITNFMTIALQTAIIGIIAIGMTFVIITGGIDLSVGSIVAFSGVIMGMAMKAGIPTILAIILGLISGIACGIINGLLVSKANLPPFITTLGLMMITRGLVLAITNGIPVSGLNDGFDKLSGGTVLGIPNPVIYLIIITAIFSFVLKKTVIGKYTYAVGSNEAASKLSGVNVDKVKLFVYGLSGFLCAISGILLASRLISAQPTEGTGYEMDAVAAVVIGGASLMGGSGSILGTILGAFIMSTLKNGLNMLNVSGFWQQFAIGVVVLVAVYIDSLKNKK; the protein is encoded by the coding sequence ATGAAAAAGAATAAAATAATGCAGCAATTAGTTACATTTGCCAGTTTAATAATAATGATAATATTTTTCTCAATAACATCCAGTCAGTTTTTTTCAATAACAAATTTTATGACAATCGCTTTACAGACTGCTATCATTGGGATCATAGCTATAGGAATGACATTTGTAATAATAACAGGAGGTATTGATTTATCAGTTGGTTCCATTGTAGCCTTTTCAGGAGTTATAATGGGAATGGCAATGAAAGCTGGAATTCCTACAATTCTAGCAATAATTTTAGGATTAATAAGTGGTATAGCATGTGGAATAATAAATGGACTATTAGTATCTAAAGCTAATCTGCCTCCATTTATAACTACTTTGGGATTAATGATGATTACTAGAGGACTTGTATTGGCAATAACAAACGGAATCCCAGTTTCAGGATTAAATGATGGTTTTGATAAATTATCAGGTGGAACAGTATTAGGTATTCCAAATCCAGTAATTTATCTAATTATAATAACAGCAATATTTTCTTTTGTACTTAAAAAAACAGTCATTGGAAAATATACTTATGCAGTTGGAAGTAACGAAGCCGCTTCAAAACTTTCAGGAGTAAATGTAGATAAAGTAAAATTATTTGTGTATGGATTAAGTGGTTTTCTATGTGCAATTTCAGGAATTCTTCTTGCATCAAGGCTAATTTCAGCACAGCCTACTGAAGGAACAGGATATGAAATGGATGCCGTTGCTGCAGTAGTAATTGGTGGTGCAAGTCTTATGGGAGGTTCTGGATCAATTTTAGGAACAATATTAGGAGCCTTTATAATGAGTACATTGAAAAATGGACTCAATATGCTTAATGTATCAGGATTCTGGCAACAATTTGCCATAGGAGTAGTAGTGCTTGTAGCAGTATATATAGACAGTTTAAAAAATAAAAAATAA
- a CDS encoding sugar ABC transporter ATP-binding protein — protein MAEKILEMKNIVKTFPGVKALDHAYIDLYAGEVNAFLGENGAGKSTLMKVLTGVYQKDEGEIIYNGKNVNFKNPKEAQENGISIIYQEFNLLPHLSVADNIFITREFQGMKGIVNESKQNEEAQKILNQLGLKISPEEKVMNLSVAEQQMVEIAKALSTNAKILIMDEPTAALTDREIEKLFEVIENLKKNGVGIIYISHRMEELKIIADRATVMRDGKYIDTLNYKDTTNDDLIKLMVGRDITEQYPPRNVEIGEALLEVEDLSYKKHVKAINFSVKKGEILGVAGLMGSGRTEMAKVIFGAYEKSGGKVFMEGKEVHVKNPKEAIKLGIAYLTEDRKKDGLFLNLSIEDNIMIANLNLISDKSVLNKGKSENITKKYIEKMKIKTPSKEQLTKNLSGGNQQKVILARWLCQNKKIVIFDEPTRGIDVGAKREVYNLMNELVETGAGIIMISSELPEILGMSDRVMIMHEGKIGNIIDIKDATEERILYFATGGINKYEKE, from the coding sequence ATGGCTGAAAAAATACTGGAAATGAAAAATATAGTAAAAACTTTTCCAGGAGTAAAAGCTCTGGATCATGCTTACATTGATTTGTATGCTGGAGAAGTAAATGCTTTTCTAGGAGAAAACGGTGCTGGAAAGTCAACATTAATGAAGGTTCTTACTGGAGTATATCAAAAGGATGAAGGTGAGATAATTTACAATGGAAAAAATGTAAATTTTAAAAATCCTAAAGAAGCGCAGGAAAATGGAATAAGTATAATTTATCAGGAATTTAACCTGCTGCCTCATCTTTCAGTTGCAGACAATATATTTATTACAAGAGAATTTCAAGGGATGAAGGGGATTGTAAATGAAAGTAAACAAAATGAAGAAGCCCAAAAAATCCTGAATCAACTAGGATTAAAAATATCACCTGAGGAAAAGGTAATGAATTTAAGTGTAGCAGAACAGCAAATGGTGGAAATAGCAAAAGCACTTTCAACAAATGCAAAAATATTGATTATGGATGAACCAACTGCAGCTCTTACAGACAGGGAAATTGAAAAACTTTTTGAAGTCATTGAAAACCTTAAAAAGAATGGTGTAGGTATAATTTATATTTCACATAGAATGGAAGAACTTAAAATAATTGCAGATAGAGCAACAGTAATGAGAGATGGTAAATATATAGACACTCTAAATTATAAAGATACAACAAATGACGATTTAATAAAGCTGATGGTAGGTAGAGATATAACTGAACAATATCCGCCAAGAAATGTTGAAATTGGTGAAGCTTTACTAGAAGTTGAAGATTTGTCTTATAAAAAACATGTAAAAGCAATAAACTTTTCTGTAAAAAAAGGAGAGATCTTAGGTGTTGCAGGATTAATGGGATCTGGAAGAACAGAAATGGCAAAAGTTATTTTTGGAGCTTATGAAAAATCAGGTGGAAAAGTCTTCATGGAGGGGAAAGAAGTACATGTAAAAAATCCTAAAGAAGCGATAAAATTAGGTATCGCATACTTGACAGAAGATAGAAAAAAAGATGGACTTTTTCTTAATTTGTCAATAGAAGACAATATTATGATTGCTAATTTAAATTTAATATCAGATAAATCAGTATTAAATAAAGGTAAATCTGAAAATATAACGAAGAAATACATAGAAAAAATGAAAATAAAAACTCCATCAAAAGAACAGCTTACAAAAAATCTGAGTGGAGGAAACCAGCAGAAGGTTATATTGGCAAGATGGCTTTGTCAAAATAAGAAAATAGTAATATTTGATGAGCCTACTAGAGGAATAGATGTAGGAGCAAAAAGAGAAGTTTACAATCTTATGAATGAACTGGTCGAAACAGGAGCAGGGATTATAATGATTTCATCTGAATTACCTGAAATACTTGGAATGAGTGACAGAGTAATGATAATGCATGAAGGAAAAATAGGTAATATAATAGATATAAAAGATGCCACAGAAGAAAGAATACTATATTTCGCGACAGGAGGAATAAATAAATATGAAAAAGAATAA
- a CDS encoding rhamnulokinase: MGKKAVLAFDYGASSGRLVLGILNEDTKKIELKEMHRFKNCSVKLNQYEYWDFPYLYNELKEGLKKVFSKESVVTSENIEVLGLGVDTWGVDYGWIDERGELLSLPICYRDTRTEEVFEEVHSKVSLEEIFNETGVQFYSFNSVYQIFYDIHKRKVLEKGAKQLQFMPNLFAYFLTGKKSWEYTISSTSGMVNIDNKKWSKKIFEKLDIPESIVGDIEHGGQVLAPLKETIQKELGIKPLNVILTASHDSAAAIAGAPLVENSLYVINGTWSIIGFESDVSVVNEEAFKNNIVNEGGIEKKARVLKMIPGLWILQQLKKIFNEKNLDIDYSDFGNMAKKSNLISFVDLENERFLHAEKMDMEIKEYCRETGQEVPETDEDLLRVAYNSLKKQYNKSIKELEKLVGNEFTSIIAIGGGIQDKFLCQEISDETNRVIKAGPIEASAFGNIITQFIALGLVKNLEEGREIVKNSVEIIEYKSKRKEEK, encoded by the coding sequence TTGGGAAAAAAAGCAGTTCTGGCATTTGATTACGGAGCTTCATCAGGTAGATTAGTTTTGGGTATCTTAAATGAAGATACAAAAAAAATAGAATTGAAGGAAATGCACAGATTTAAAAATTGCTCTGTTAAACTAAATCAATATGAATATTGGGATTTCCCTTATTTATACAATGAATTAAAAGAAGGATTAAAAAAAGTTTTTTCAAAGGAAAGTGTTGTTACTAGTGAAAATATTGAGGTTCTGGGATTAGGTGTAGATACTTGGGGAGTAGATTACGGATGGATTGATGAAAGAGGAGAACTATTGTCGCTTCCTATATGCTATAGAGACACAAGAACGGAAGAAGTTTTTGAAGAAGTTCACAGTAAAGTTTCTCTTGAAGAAATATTTAATGAAACAGGAGTTCAGTTTTATTCTTTTAATTCAGTTTATCAAATATTTTATGATATACATAAAAGAAAAGTTCTTGAAAAAGGAGCAAAACAGCTTCAATTTATGCCAAATTTATTTGCATATTTTCTTACAGGAAAAAAATCGTGGGAATATACAATCAGTTCTACTAGCGGAATGGTAAATATTGATAATAAGAAATGGAGCAAAAAAATATTTGAAAAGTTAGATATTCCTGAAAGCATTGTTGGAGATATAGAACATGGAGGTCAAGTCCTTGCACCATTGAAGGAAACTATTCAGAAGGAACTGGGAATAAAACCTTTGAATGTAATCTTGACTGCATCTCATGACTCAGCGGCGGCAATAGCAGGAGCACCGTTAGTAGAAAATTCTTTATATGTAATAAACGGAACATGGTCAATAATTGGCTTTGAATCAGATGTTTCCGTTGTAAATGAAGAAGCTTTTAAAAATAATATTGTAAATGAAGGCGGAATAGAAAAAAAAGCAAGAGTGCTCAAAATGATACCAGGTTTGTGGATACTGCAGCAGCTGAAAAAAATATTTAATGAAAAAAATCTTGATATAGATTATTCAGATTTTGGAAATATGGCTAAGAAATCAAACTTGATTTCATTTGTCGATTTAGAAAATGAAAGATTTTTACACGCTGAAAAGATGGACATGGAAATAAAAGAATATTGCAGGGAAACTGGGCAAGAAGTTCCAGAGACAGATGAAGATTTACTAAGAGTAGCATACAACAGCTTAAAGAAACAGTACAATAAGAGTATAAAGGAACTAGAAAAACTGGTTGGAAATGAATTCACTTCGATTATAGCAATTGGAGGAGGAATACAGGATAAATTCCTATGTCAGGAAATTTCAGATGAAACAAATAGAGTAATTAAGGCAGGGCCAATAGAAGCGTCAGCGTTTGGAAATATAATAACACAGTTTATTGCTCTTGGACTTGTTAAAAATTTAGAAGAAGGAAGAGAAATTGTAAAAAATTCTGTAGAAATAATAGAATATAAATCTAAAAGAAAGGAGGAAAAATAA
- a CDS encoding L-fuculose-phosphate aldolase yields MILEKEREQVIEYSLKLLSEGLTNGTAGNVSIFNREEGLVAISPTGVNYSELTPEMISIVDLEGKLIEGLKPSSELEMHMILYRNREDVNAVIHTHPVYTTVLACLRQDLPAIDYMIAVTGATKVRCAEYASYGTKELAENAYKAMGSSLAVILANHGLTTAGKDIANAFNITVQVEYISNLYIKARNIGEPIILPDNEMNSMLERFKTYGQIKSIK; encoded by the coding sequence ATGATTCTTGAAAAAGAAAGAGAGCAGGTAATTGAATATTCTCTTAAATTATTATCAGAAGGACTTACAAATGGAACAGCTGGTAATGTAAGTATTTTTAACAGAGAAGAGGGGTTGGTTGCAATAAGCCCAACTGGAGTAAACTATTCAGAATTAACTCCAGAAATGATTTCAATAGTTGATTTGGAAGGAAAACTTATCGAAGGATTGAAACCCTCAAGTGAATTGGAAATGCACATGATTTTATACAGAAATCGTGAAGATGTAAATGCTGTTATACATACCCACCCAGTGTACACTACAGTATTAGCATGCTTGAGACAAGATTTACCAGCAATTGATTATATGATTGCTGTTACAGGAGCAACAAAAGTAAGATGCGCTGAATATGCTTCGTATGGAACAAAGGAACTGGCTGAAAATGCCTATAAGGCGATGGGAAGCAGTCTTGCAGTAATACTGGCAAACCATGGATTGACAACAGCTGGAAAGGATATAGCAAATGCTTTCAATATAACAGTTCAGGTAGAGTATATCTCTAATTTATATATAAAGGCGAGAAATATAGGAGAACCTATTATATTACCTGACAATGAAATGAACAGCATGCTTGAGAGATTTAAAACATACGGACAAATAAAATCTATAAAGTAG
- a CDS encoding esterase: protein MKKLNLRIEEKECILYIKENNNPDYVLIQPVDENDIKVLDNEVKYISENTNKNFSLIAFKINDWNSELTPWEMPLLRGKGNFGNGAGKTLKFIKEKLIPSLVEFMDIQDKNVKYILGGYSLAGLFSLWSGYKVDIFAGIAGVSPSVWYKNWMDFVKDSKPLVNNIYLSLGDLEEKTKHQILSKIGDNIREYIEILKNSENVENCILDWNEGNHFGDSDIRMGKGFIWTSENC, encoded by the coding sequence ATGAAAAAATTAAATTTAAGAATAGAAGAAAAAGAGTGTATTTTGTATATAAAAGAAAATAATAATCCAGACTACGTTTTGATACAGCCTGTAGACGAAAATGATATCAAAGTTTTAGATAATGAAGTGAAATATATTTCTGAAAATACAAATAAAAATTTTAGTCTTATTGCATTTAAAATAAATGACTGGAACAGCGAACTGACTCCGTGGGAGATGCCACTTCTTCGTGGAAAAGGTAACTTTGGAAATGGAGCTGGTAAAACGTTGAAGTTTATAAAGGAAAAATTAATTCCAAGTTTGGTAGAATTTATGGATATTCAAGATAAGAATGTGAAATATATTTTAGGCGGATATTCTCTTGCTGGATTATTTTCTCTGTGGAGTGGTTATAAGGTAGATATTTTTGCTGGAATAGCTGGAGTTTCACCATCAGTTTGGTATAAAAACTGGATGGATTTTGTAAAGGACAGTAAACCTTTAGTAAATAATATTTATTTAAGTCTTGGAGATTTAGAAGAGAAGACTAAACATCAGATTTTATCAAAAATAGGAGACAATATAAGAGAATATATTGAAATTTTAAAAAATTCTGAAAATGTTGAAAACTGTATTTTAGATTGGAATGAGGGAAATCATTTCGGAGATTCTGATATACGGATGGGAAAAGGATTTATTTGGACTTCAGAAAATTGTTAA